A stretch of DNA from Candidatus Saccharimonadales bacterium:
CTCTTCGGCCTGCTCTTTCCAAATCTTTCCTACCATCCGCAACCAACCAACTTTACGGTAACGAGCCTGCCCGTTTCTCCAGAAATACATGCCGGGTCACTGGCCACTCTGCAGAAGCAGCTCAACAATCAGCTCCAATCTCCACTACAGTTTCTTTATAACGGTAGCGTCATCTACACGGTTACTCCACAGGATATCTCGAACTGGATCGACTTCACGACACACTTGAATGGTACGATTAGCGCATCATATGACACCAATAAAATCGTTCAGTTCCTGACCCAACAGGTCGGCCCTCAGATAGCCACCCCGCCAACTCCGGAGAACATCATCAACGAAACGGATACCGGCCAGCAGGTTGTGGTCCAACAAGGCCAAGACGGTATGCAATTACAGGACATGCCAACCCTAGCGGCCAATATTTCCAAAGCGCTAAATAGCGGCCAAGGTTTCTCGCAGAACGTTTCTATTCAGACAGCCGGGTACCAGACTGTCACCTATAACACATCACTGAATGATCGCTGGATACTGGTCGATCTCGCCAGCCAGACTGCCAATCTGTATGTCAATAACACCCAAGTAGCTAGCTACACTATCGCTTCTGGGGTACCCCCTCAGTTTGCCACCGCTGACGGCACCTTCCACGTCTGGTATAAGGACCTCAGCCAGACAATGACAGGTGGGTCCATCGCAGACGGTGACTACTACAATCTTCCGAACGTTACCTGGGTCAGTTACTTTGACGGCCAGGAAGCACTGCACACAGCTTACTGGCTACGACCGTCACAGTTTGGCCGTCCGGAGAGCCATGGTTGCGTCAATATGACGGCCGCTGATGCTAAGATTGTCTACTACTTCGCGCCGATAGGCACCAAGGTAGTCGTCCAAGGCAGCTGGGACTAGCCAACTTCCTCCACTCGCCTTGGTGGCACATAGTGCAGACTACTTTCGAAGACCGGTCCGAGATACGGACGAAGTTTACCGACCGCTTTTACTCCGAGCGCTCTTTGCAATGCTTCATGGTCGATATCACCACTGACGAGAGAGCGGCCTTCGTGAAAGCGCACTATAGCCATCTGGCCAATGGGTTGTCTTAAGCGCCCCAAGACTTGGACAGTCATGTCAAAGACCGGTGCCCGTATCGTTCTGCGCTCTCCTTGTGGACGATATCTATGAACTGGCACGGAAATTCCCTGCTTCTCCCCCGTGTATGTTCCGTTCAGCCAGATCTGCTGTGATCTTCCACTCAGCCTTGGGCCCCTATGCCCTTGCACCTCTACCTGCCAGTTATATCTTGTAACGAAACCTACCAGAAGCCCCGGCACTAAGAGGCCTCGGCGGCGTCCTCTTCTAAAATCAAGCTCTGCAGCCGGAAAAACTTCACGACCGTCTAGGCGGAAGTGATGAGGAACCCGCGTCTTCATTCTGTCATCGCTCACGTATGTAACGTAAGACGTAATTGTTCTTCTGTCAAAAGAAATGACTACTTAGCAGCGCCCGTTTTGGCAGGCGACACTTGCGATATTGCGACACTGACAGCTGAAGTTGCCGACAGAAAATCGTCGTTCCCTTGATTTAAGGTCGTCACGGCTTGAGCAAGCTCGTTGCCATTTAGATCTTTAACTGCAGTGATGCACTGCTGGCTGCCCTGAACATAGAGCTTGAGGCCGGCTTGGAAGGGCCCGTTGACAGTATCGTCAGGAATTGGAGCGGCCGATTGAGCTGTTTCAGAATCAGATTTAATGTGCTGGCAGTCGGTGCCAACATTGCTAACATTTTGTCCTTTGGCATCGGTACTGAGCGCCGAAAAGTCGTCAACCAACTCGGTTATATTGCTGCCATTATGCTGGTTCCAGTCGTAGATTGACCTATCGATTCTGGCGATGTCAGCCTGGGAGACAGGCTTAGGAGCATGGTCCTTATGATACCAATGGACGACGATAGCCGTCAGCACGGCCACGATGAGCAAGACTACAACTCCAGCCACCATCCGTTTGGTCTGATCTTTTTTAGCAGGCTTTTTAGCGTGATGCTTGGCTTTCTCAGTTTCCATGTACTTACATTGTACACGAGATGATTTAAGTCTTATGCAGTAACAATCCCCTGCCAAGCCATCTCGAGTTGTGGTAGAGCTACCCCATGGATTCTCGCCCGTTTCATACGACCAGTTGGCGCAAAGCCATGATGCTCATAAAACGTTCGCGCCCTACGGTTATTAGAAGCCACATTCAGACAGACTCGCGAGTCTGGTCCGTGCCAAGCTAAGTTGGCTTCGAGGAGGCGGCGTCCGACGCCAAGACCCTGCAATCCAGGCAGTACGTAGAGCGCACCAACCCGTCTGGTCCCGTCTTTGGTAATTCGGGGAGAAGTGTAGCCAACTATACTGTTATCGAGGATAGCCACATAATCCTGGCCGCGCTCAGGATGATCTCGATGGTCCTGAATTCTTCGGCGGATCTCGCTAATACGCCGACGAGCCTTTTGATAGTTTGGTCCTTCAACATAGTAGCGAAGGACCGGCGCACTGAGGCCCCTCTCAGGATCGGCATGTGTCTTTATCCATGATTCAGAGTAGACCGTTCGAATAGCAGCTGCATCTGCAGGTTCAGCTGGGCGGATATGAAACAGTTCTCTGAGCTGGCTCATGCGACTAACCCTCACACTAGTCGGCTTACGGCCTAGTGAGATTATAGCAACAAAAAGCAAACATGAAGCTCGAAATTGTTTTCAGCTTATTGGCGCACTAGGTGATAACGGAACAAAATTTCAACGATGAATTGGTCGGGGTGAGAGGACTCGAACCTCCGACCTCCTGGTCCCAAACCAGGCGCGCTAGCCAACTGCGCCACACCCCGAGATGTGATCAGAGGTGATTATAGCTCATTGACTCAGATCAGTAAATGCTTCTTAGGTAACGTTTAAAACGTGCAGAGCAGCCAAAGCCGCTGCTTCAGCATCCCAACGCGGGTTGTGCACGAGCGCTTTCCTGTCTTTGACGACCTTACTGATGTATTCACCCCGTTGTTCGGAGCTTTTTAGACCGATCGTATAAAGCATCGTACCAAGATCCAGCAGCGGGAACGGGTGGCCCCAGTATCTCTTTTCGATATCATCGTCCTGGCAGGCAATCAGGAATCGGGCTTCAACCGGATATGGGTTTGCAGCCACAACGATGTCGGCCTGTGCCTTGGCGTTTGTATACCATGTCCAGAACTTATCACGTAACTCCCGGTCGTCCTTACAGTCTTCTTTGATGTTAGTCGTCACAGGCAGTACGTTCGTGCTCACCCATTCGTCAACATCGCCCACGATTGGACAGCGAGCAACAAAGTCGTCGATAACCTTTCGACCATCGGAGTCGACCAGGACAGCCCCGACTGAGAAAGCTGGACCATGCAGACCGTTGCTTTCGATATCAAATGAGAGGACCTTCATACTTATTTAGCGAACTCGATCGCTCTAGTCTCTCGGATGACATTTACTTTAATAGTTCCCGGATATTGCATCGTCGACTCGATTTTGACTGCTACGTCTCGTGCCAGCTTGATGCTTGCTAGGTCATCGATCGCCTTCGGTTGGACGAAGATGCGGACTTCGCGACCTGCACTGATAGCATAGGCTTTCTCAACTCCCTTGAAGCCGGTGGCTACGTTTTCAAGCTCGCGCATTCTTTCAACAAAATTCTCGGCGCTGATGTTACGTGCACCTGGTCGTGATGCGCTGATAGCGTCAACTACTCGGACAACAAGTGCCTCGGTCGTCGTCGCTTCGACATCATCATGGTGAGCCTCAGCAGCATGAGCCACTTCTTCAGGCACGCCGTACTTACGAGCAATTTCGCCAGTAATATGGTGGTGCTTACCCTCCATCTTGTGGGTGAGGGCCTTGCCGAGATCATGGATCAAGGCGGCATACTTGGTCGTTTTAACATTGGCCCCGATATCCTCTGCAATAAGACCTGCCAAGTGAGCCATTTCGGTTGAATGCTTGAGAACATTTTGACCATAGCTGGTGCGGAACTTGAGTTCGCCCAAGTACTGCATGATCTCCTTCGGAATACCAACGAGGCCAACCTCACGGGCTGCATCTTCAGCGGCGTGCTGAACATCTTTCTGGACTTGGTTACGAGCCTTTTCGACGACTTCTTCAATGCGACCTGGGTGAATACGCCCATCTTTCATCAGCATCTCCAGAGCCTGTCGGGCAACCTCTCGTCTGATTGGGTCAAATGAACTTAGGATGACCATTCCAGGTGTTTCGTCGACGAGAATATCGACACCCGTCTCACGCTGGAGGGTCTGAATGTTGCGGCCTTCTTTGCCGATGATCCGACCCTTCATCTCTTCGTCAGTCAACTTGACTGCTGTGACGGTTCGTTCAGCTGTGACTTCACTGGCCATTCGTTCCATGGCGCTTGTGATAATCACAGCAGCCTGCTCCTCGGCCTCATCTTTGGCCTCATTCTGGAGTTTGGCAACTAAGCCGATGAGATCGTTTCGAATATCTCGCTCGGTCATCTCCATCAATTTTTGAGCGGCATCGTCTTTGGTCAGCTTGGCTATCTTTTCCAGCTTCTCCTGCTGATTCTTCCTGATATCCCGGATCTCATTCTTAAGATCCTCAACTTCGCCCTCAGACTTTCGCAGGCCCTCGGTCCGTTTATCGAGCTGATCGAGCTTTTTGTCTAGCGTCTCCTCACGGGTAACAAGACGATTCTCGATCTCCTTTAACTCACGACGCCTGGACGATTCTTCCTTACGCGACTCTTCGGCGGCCTTAGCTGCCTCTTCTTTCGCCTTTAGGACCGTCTCAGCAGCCTCACGTTTTGCCTTGTCTACGAGTTTTTGTGTTTCTTTGTCTGCTGCTCCTTGCGTGCGACGTGTATAGGCGACCGTTCCACCGGCGCCCACAAACAAGCCGACGATCGCTGTGATCAACGCGGTTAACATATGGCATTTCCTTTCTATCCAGATACTGGTCCCACAGATAAGTTGGGATTAAGACACCTCAGTACCAGAAACGTTTTATCAATTAACCTAAGAACAAAATGGTATATAACCACCTTTTATTGTACGCATCAAAAAGAAACAGGTCAATGAGACGTGCTGGCGCTGTATTCTGCACTACAAACAACTTATTGTAACGCCGACTCCAGATCTTTGAGATCAAAGACGGTCAATGTCCCATCTCCGGAATTGGTGACATAGCCCTTCCCACGCTGGCTGTCCAGTCTCACCGCATAAGGGCAACCCCCGGTTTTGAAATAACCGAGAGGCTTAAGAGTGTTCAATGACGCAACGCCGATAGCGTCCTGGTCACTGATAACGACAAATGCTAACCCAGTCGCATCATCAATAGCCACACTTGTTCCTGGGGTATTTGCGCCATTGAAGCCGATGGTACCGAGATTCTTCTTTGTAGCCAGATCAAAAACTGTCATCGATGAACCAGGTGCATTAGCGGATGTTACTATCTTGCCCAGTTTAGTTGAGAGCGTCATCTGCCCGACTCCTCCTTGCAGAGTGAAGTTCGACACCGGTTGCCCAGTATCCATGTTTATAGTCTCGACACCACCAGACTGCACCCCCATCATGTAAGCCAACTTGTCCTGTTCATCAATAGCGATAGGGTGCGGTAAGGCCGGGGCTTTATAGTTGCCAACCACTTGGTTGGTATTCAAGTCCACCACGCTATAGTATGTCTCGGATTGATCATAGGTATTGGAAACAACCATTAAGTTGCCGAGTAAAGCAGGCATATGCGGCAAACCGCCGACGTGGATGGAACCAAGCTTTTCACCAGTACCCAACTTATGTATCGCCACCGAGCCCGATGAAGTCGCAAGATAGACGACGCCTTTTTGGTCATCCACAGCAGGCCATATAGGCGCTTCATCAGTTTGGACTGCTGCAACTTGCTTTGCCTGAGTCGGGTCGACGATATTAAGCAGGCTCTGTCCTTGATTTGGGTTGCCGGCCATACATCTATTATTTATCCCGCTGTAGGCTCCGACATAGACGTAGCCTGTATTTGGATCAACGGCTATACCTTGCTGACCAGTGCCGCTCAGCTTAATAGTTTGGAGATGCAGTTTCTGGGTTATGTCACCCTGGTATGAATTCTGGTTAAACGATTGGGCCTCAGTATTGGTTGAGGTATTTCTGCTGATAACCGAGTTGATGTGATGATACTTCCTGTACGCAATATAACCTACAACGGCCACTAGAAAGGCAACTAGCAATATGGCCAGTACAGCTGCAAAACCGCGTTGGCTCCTACGCATATGCAAGACTATATCTGACGAGCGGTAAATATTCTATACCGCTTGCGCTAGTATCAGGTTAGATAACAATTAGAGGATTACTTTCTGGGTAATGTTATATTGGCTCCGCCGCCATAGACTGGTAGGACGATTCGGTCGTCCTTACCTGCAGCCAGTGACTTACAGCCGTTAGCCTGCCAGTCAGCACCTTCTACACCAACAACAGGAACCCGTAAACTGTAGGCCAGCGTATTAGCAACGGTCACACCGAGGCGAAGACCAGTGAACGAACCTGGACCCTTGAAGACCACTACACCACGTAGATCCTGTAGATTCACATCGCCAGAAGCCAGCAACTCGTCTATCTTGGTTAGGATCGTATCGGAAAGTTGGCGATGAGCCAGCCATTCTTCAGTCGCTAACACCTCGCCTTTCTCACCAAGAAGACTGAGGGTAGCTTCCGGTTTGTCAGTTTTAATAGCAAGAATCATGCTGCGCTCTTCTGTTGGGCTTCTAGGGCTTTAGTCAGCTTCGTAGAGCTCTTGGGAATGAAGAATTCTAGCCGACGGCCGTCCTCTGATGTTGTTACAAAGTCAACTCGAATATGTTCACCAGGCAGGATCCGCTCTACAATACCGGCCCATTCGATCACAACAATGGCCTTAGGATCATCCAGTGATTCTTGTAGCTCTGCCAGCAACACACCTGGATCTTCGAGGCGATAGAAGTCGAAGTGGTGAAGCTCGAGGCCATTACGACAACGATAAACCCGGCTAATAGTAAATGTCGGGCTTTGGATGGTCTCTTTGACACCGAGGCCTTTGGCTAAACCTTTAACAAATGTTGTCTTGCCACCACCAACATCGCTGACCAGTTCGATCAGTTCTCCACCCTGCAGTGCCGTACCTACTAATTTGCCCATATCGATGGTCTCGTCGAGGCTCTTTGACGATAGAGAAAAATTCACGCTTGTATTATAGCTTAAATACTCAGGGAGTCATAAGAGATAACCATCACAGTAAAAGAAACGGACCATCTCTTTTGAGAGACAGCCCGTTTTAGGCACTTAGACGTATCGACGATTACTGAGGGTTGTCGCCGTGGTCGTCCCCACCTGCGAATGGATCGCCGCCTGGAGCTGAGCCACCTGGCTGATCACCACCTGCTGGAGGAGTAGAACCGTTGTCGTCGCCACCTGCTGGAGGCATTGATGACCCACCGTCACCCTGGCCACCCTGATCGCCTTGCGGTGGATTCGAAGGCGCTGGTGCGTTCCAGTCGTTACCACCACCGTTATCACCACCTGCTGGAGGCATCGAACCGTTGTCGTCGCCACCTGGAGCCGGAGTGTTCTGGTCGTCGTTCATTCTACTATTCCCCTTCTTTATGTTAGCTGCTACACCCTATGGTAATGCTTAGATCACGATTTAGGCAAGATGCAAACTGCTATATTGTCTGTTAAACAGATATGAAAATTGTCCTAAACACCAAAAGAACACGCCCCATGGCATAACCTTTTTGTTATAATGAGTCCTGTAAACAGGTGGATACTGAGGGAACGACATCTCCTATGGATGATAACGGGGGAACAGTTACAGAGAACAACCCGGTCGCTGAGGCATGTGACCGTTTGTTAACTGATGCCGCCCAAACTGGGGCAACGACCGTTCATCTCGAACCACTAGAAGACTTGGCCCAGGTTCGACACAGAGTAGACGGCCTCCTCCGAGAATACGGCAAGATATCTCACCGTGCCCTGAGCGCTCTTACTGATCATCTCAAAGAGCTTGCCCGTCTTACTCCTGACGAACGACAACGCCCGCAGGAGGGGTCATTCCGTTTTGAAGTTGATGGTCATACCTTCAATATTTCGATCGCTACTATGCCAGTCGCCTACGGTGAGAAGACAGTGCTCCAGCTGCACGACCTCAGCACTAGCATTGTTGGCTTTGAGGCCTTGGGCCTTTGGGGGACAACCAAGAAAGAACTCGACAGGCTCGTATCAGTACACGATGGTCTCTTGGTTGTGACTGGGCCGCACCAGGCCGGGACAACGACCACCCTTCGCAATATTGGAGCCATATTGGCCCATCCGACTACCCATGTGACTAGCATCGAATCGCAGCCAATAGCTCCCATAAAGGGAGTTAGCCAGTTTATTGCAAAGCCGATCCAAGGATTACGACTAGTTGATGGCATCAAGGCAGCCACCAACGGAGACGCTCATGTTCTATTGGTCAGTGAACTCTCAACGATACCAAGCATGGAAGCCTCGTTAGAGGCAGTCCTTAAAGGACGTCTGGTTGTTAGTTCAATGCACCAGACTGGCCTCCCCTCTGCACTGAAACACCTCCGAACACTCTCGGATGAGACACATCTGCTCGCTCACACGCTGCGAGGCGTAGTCTCCCAACGCCTAGCCCGCCGACTCTGTGACTCTTGCAAGCAGACTGTCCACCCTGACCGGGAGACACTTAAGGCACTGACGAATGCAGCGAGGGTTACACTCGCCACATTGCAGCACTTCTTAGAGGAGACCAAGACCGAATCCAGGATGGGACTCTACGAGGCATCAGAACACGGCTGTTCGGAGTGTCACTACACAGGCTACAAGGGACGCATCGGACTCTTTGAAGTACTACCGATGACAGAGAGACTGCAAGGCCAGCTGATGGCCGGTACAACCGAACGACTCATGGTTGAGCAAGCTGTCAGGGACGGGGTGATTCCGCTCAAGGTCGACGGTCTTATTAAGGCGCTTTGCGGGCTGACATCGATCGAAGAAGTGGTGCGAGTCACAGGAGGCAGCTGATGCAGGTCCTCGACAGCCGCCTCGCTCACTTGCCGATCCACAGCCTCCGTAGTGGTGCCTCACTTGGCTTTATTGACGACCCGATCATTGATCCTCGCCAGCTCAAGATTATCGCATTCTACTGTAGTAACACACACATCCCAGAACCAGCCATTCTGCATTCGACTGATATCCGTGAGATTGGCAATATGGGTGTCATTATTGACGACGAAGAGGTTATTATGCCCCCCGACGACCTAGTCCGAACTCAACAGGTTATGGACTACAACTTTGTTCTGCTAGATAAACTAGTAATTGATACCCAGAAGCGACGCCTTGGAAAGATTGAGAGCTATAGCATCGATGTCTCCAGCTTCTATATCGTCAAGCTCAACGTGCGTCAATCAGCCTTCAAAAACCTGTGGGGTAGTAGCCTCAGCATTGACCGCACACAGATAGTCGAAGTGACTGACAGTAAGATTGTTGTCCAGTCACCCGAGATCCGTGAAGAGAGCCCGCAGCACATCCTCCAGAACCCCTTCCGACAACACGGGGGCGAAACCACTCAGCCAAATATGATTCGTTCCCACCAAGAAGATTAGCCATCCGCTGGGCACTTGCAATTTTTACTTATAGTGGTATAAGTATAGATATAGAGCCATCCTTTCTGAAAGGAGGTTACGATGCCAGAGTTACTAGAGCTAAACGAACAGGTCCAAAGAGGACGTGATCCACTCCAACTGGCAGTTCTCGGCCGACATGGCGTAAACCATGCGCCAACGTTTCCATACCCATACGAGCGGGTACTTCCTTTAGGAGGCGTGCAACCAATCGTAGAACGAGTGGTACAACCCCCATTTCGACCTGGCGCCTTACAGGCAGCATTCATCGAACTTGCTTCAACTGCGGTAGCAAGTGTTGCATTCGTCGCTCCTGGAGCAGATGCTGCTCCCTTTTATGAACAACGTGCCGCGTGAGGAAGCTATTCTATAACCCAATAGTAGTATTGGTAGGCTGACCCGGTCCCAACCGAGGTCTTAAAGGTGATAACAAAGTTACCTGTACCAGTCGACGAGACATAGGGCTGCGGACCTGCTGCGCTGGTATCGGCAGCTGACGAATTCATCGGTGCGATAATGACGCTCTTCGGGGCTGTCCCATATGGCTTGTTAAACGTCAGAGTGATAACGCAGTTGCCACCAGTGGTTAGTGTGCCAGTGGTGAAAGATCCAGCAGAGTCAGTTGAACCGGCTGTAACCGCCTGCGCACCGACACATGTAGCTATTCCGATCGTCGGCGGAGTTGTTTGCGTCGATTCGAAGTGGGCATTAGACAGATTCAGGGTTGCAAAGGCCGATGATGTGCCGACGACCGAAATAATGGAGTTCGTTGTATCGGCCGTAAAGAGTGGTACGGTAGAGGCGTTTTCGATGGTAAAGGCGGTCGTCGAATTGGTTAACGGTTCGACGACGACTCCGCCGCCAGTGCCGCTTCCAGTGGCAGCTCCTCCCTCAAGAACCAGATTACCTCCGTTATTATTACCCCCCGCCCCTTCACCAGCGTTGATAGTCAGGTTTGCACCGGCTCCGCTACCCGCCTGGCCGAGGCTGATCGTTGAAGTGGCCGTGCCGGTAATGCTGAAAGCTCCACCAGAGACGCTAACCGTACCGACACCGGCCAACAGCTGAATACCACTGCCTCCATATATGGACGTTGCCTGGATCTCATTGCTATTTCCAAGATTAACTTCCTGGGCATTGGTGTTACCGAGGTTCAGTACGGCCGTCGAAGACGAGGAGCTAAGATCCGTCATAACAATATCGTCTAGATACTGGATATCACCTGCTCCGATGTTGCTGCCGTTGAACGTATAGAAGGCAGTAGTAGTACCGGCCGGTGCAACAGCGGTCCCGGACATCTCTGTCCAGCCTGTTGTGGTGTCTGTGACAGTTGAGAATGAGCTGGTTGCCCCACCATAACCGCCCCAGTTGACGGTGCCGCTAACAAGGTCGGGAGTCGTATTGGCCTTCCACCAGGCCGTAAATGAGTAGTGATGGCCAGGTACCACAGGGACACCGGCACAGTTATCATTTTGGATAACTCCTGTCGTGCTGCTGGCCTGCTGCGTTATTGCCAGGCTCTGGGCACCACTGTGTGCCTGGGCGTTTGAGTTGGCGACAGACGTGTTGAACCACGCCTCCATGTCATAGGTCGTACCGCAGGAGTCCGAGAAGCCAGGTTCGAAGGTTTTATCATTAACGACTGTTCCGCTGACGACACTGCTGCCAGTATCGAAGGTCACATTGCCGGCCGTCCCCGCTGACGACGATCCGCTCTCGATCGATATGGCTCCGGAGGTACCCGTCTCCCCTGCACTTAAGATTGAGAGTGCGCCGTTCCCAGAACCGAGAGTCAGCCCACCATTTGCATTGAAAGCCCCAGTGCCATTAGCACCGATACTGACATTACCGCCGCCAGTTATACTGACAGGGCCTCCAGACTCTGTCAGGGTGCCAAGGTTAGCATTTATTGAGATCCCACTACCCCCGTCGATTGTAGTTGGACCTGTTTCGTTCACGTTTCCAATGGTGATCTGCTGGGCATTGGTCGCCCCCAAACTAAGTGCAGCAGTCGATGTCGATGAGCTGAGATCAGTGACTGTGATGTCATCAAAGTAATGAACGACGCCAGTCGCTGAAGCGGTCCCTGTAAATTGGAGACCGAGGGCGACTGTGCCCGGAGGTGCAGTCAGAGTGCCAGTTATGTTAGTCCAACCGCTCGAGCTATCCGTGCCAGAACCCCACTGTTCGTTCGCGATCGTCCCTCCTCCGGCATAACCGTCGTTTGAGAAGTCGACGAAGGCTTGAATGTTCGAAGATGTAGTCCCTGCCCGAACCCACGCACTAAAGAGGTAGCGATGTCCTGAGGTGCCGGGGGTTGTGAATGGCGGGCTCTGC
This window harbors:
- a CDS encoding L,D-transpeptidase; translated protein: MAETKNRPQKSLDELKTLSERPRIRVIHYATAGAVCLFFFACLAGFIGYYHNKGLPNVQLAGVSVSGKTESQITALALQREADMRFTFVFSGKKAEATAAQAGVMIDTAKSVTDAYNARRTGSVWQAAMLWKADNIPLVTSFNPATFTAYMNKAFPGSAVAPQNAQLTFDSNSSQFDIQNDTAGRQVNANLFGLLFPNLSYHPQPTNFTVTSLPVSPEIHAGSLATLQKQLNNQLQSPLQFLYNGSVIYTVTPQDISNWIDFTTHLNGTISASYDTNKIVQFLTQQVGPQIATPPTPENIINETDTGQQVVVQQGQDGMQLQDMPTLAANISKALNSGQGFSQNVSIQTAGYQTVTYNTSLNDRWILVDLASQTANLYVNNTQVASYTIASGVPPQFATADGTFHVWYKDLSQTMTGGSIADGDYYNLPNVTWVSYFDGQEALHTAYWLRPSQFGRPESHGCVNMTAADAKIVYYFAPIGTKVVVQGSWD
- the tsaB gene encoding tRNA (adenosine(37)-N6)-threonylcarbamoyltransferase complex dimerization subunit type 1 TsaB: MILAIKTDKPEATLSLLGEKGEVLATEEWLAHRQLSDTILTKIDELLASGDVNLQDLRGVVVFKGPGSFTGLRLGVTVANTLAYSLRVPVVGVEGADWQANGCKSLAAGKDDRIVLPVYGGGANITLPRK
- a CDS encoding GNAT family N-acetyltransferase; this encodes MSQLRELFHIRPAEPADAAAIRTVYSESWIKTHADPERGLSAPVLRYYVEGPNYQKARRRISEIRRRIQDHRDHPERGQDYVAILDNSIVGYTSPRITKDGTRRVGALYVLPGLQGLGVGRRLLEANLAWHGPDSRVCLNVASNNRRARTFYEHHGFAPTGRMKRARIHGVALPQLEMAWQGIVTA
- the rny gene encoding ribonuclease Y — translated: MLTALITAIVGLFVGAGGTVAYTRRTQGAADKETQKLVDKAKREAAETVLKAKEEAAKAAEESRKEESSRRRELKEIENRLVTREETLDKKLDQLDKRTEGLRKSEGEVEDLKNEIRDIRKNQQEKLEKIAKLTKDDAAQKLMEMTERDIRNDLIGLVAKLQNEAKDEAEEQAAVIITSAMERMASEVTAERTVTAVKLTDEEMKGRIIGKEGRNIQTLQRETGVDILVDETPGMVILSSFDPIRREVARQALEMLMKDGRIHPGRIEEVVEKARNQVQKDVQHAAEDAAREVGLVGIPKEIMQYLGELKFRTSYGQNVLKHSTEMAHLAGLIAEDIGANVKTTKYAALIHDLGKALTHKMEGKHHHITGEIARKYGVPEEVAHAAEAHHDDVEATTTEALVVRVVDAISASRPGARNISAENFVERMRELENVATGFKGVEKAYAISAGREVRIFVQPKAIDDLASIKLARDVAVKIESTMQYPGTIKVNVIRETRAIEFAK
- a CDS encoding ATPase, T2SS/T4P/T4SS family; protein product: MDDNGGTVTENNPVAEACDRLLTDAAQTGATTVHLEPLEDLAQVRHRVDGLLREYGKISHRALSALTDHLKELARLTPDERQRPQEGSFRFEVDGHTFNISIATMPVAYGEKTVLQLHDLSTSIVGFEALGLWGTTKKELDRLVSVHDGLLVVTGPHQAGTTTTLRNIGAILAHPTTHVTSIESQPIAPIKGVSQFIAKPIQGLRLVDGIKAATNGDAHVLLVSELSTIPSMEASLEAVLKGRLVVSSMHQTGLPSALKHLRTLSDETHLLAHTLRGVVSQRLARRLCDSCKQTVHPDRETLKALTNAARVTLATLQHFLEETKTESRMGLYEASEHGCSECHYTGYKGRIGLFEVLPMTERLQGQLMAGTTERLMVEQAVRDGVIPLKVDGLIKALCGLTSIEEVVRVTGGS
- the tsaE gene encoding tRNA (adenosine(37)-N6)-threonylcarbamoyltransferase complex ATPase subunit type 1 TsaE, which encodes MNFSLSSKSLDETIDMGKLVGTALQGGELIELVSDVGGGKTTFVKGLAKGLGVKETIQSPTFTISRVYRCRNGLELHHFDFYRLEDPGVLLAELQESLDDPKAIVVIEWAGIVERILPGEHIRVDFVTTSEDGRRLEFFIPKSSTKLTKALEAQQKSAA